One genomic region from Streptomyces sp. Li-HN-5-11 encodes:
- a CDS encoding phage holin family protein: MERLDHLEHLDRQLVDELAQVARETVRDELREQTRRQRRTAMLYAASGAVALYAGAALALAVGLALAIGLPGWAAALVTAVVLGAVAYALRGAARPSASRPTPEPPVHGAVPGAPGAGRKRGAADAVGKPPYPPAPPMPPAAPGAAGARLPRPQDAEPGTDTRHLP; this comes from the coding sequence ATGGAGCGTTTGGATCATCTGGAGCACTTGGACAGGCAACTGGTCGACGAACTGGCGCAGGTGGCGCGCGAGACGGTGCGCGACGAACTGCGCGAACAGACCCGCAGGCAGCGCCGCACGGCCATGCTGTACGCCGCGTCCGGCGCCGTCGCCCTGTACGCGGGAGCGGCTCTCGCGCTCGCCGTGGGGCTGGCCCTGGCGATCGGGCTGCCCGGCTGGGCGGCCGCACTGGTCACCGCCGTCGTGCTGGGCGCCGTGGCGTACGCGCTGCGTGGCGCCGCCCGGCCCTCCGCGTCCCGGCCCACGCCGGAGCCGCCGGTCCACGGCGCGGTTCCCGGGGCCCCGGGGGCCGGACGGAAGCGCGGCGCGGCCGACGCCGTCGGCAAGCCGCCCTATCCGCCGGCGCCGCCGATGCCGCCCGCCGCGCCCGGCGCCGCGGGTGCCCGCCTGCCGCGTCCGCAGGACGCCGAGCCCGGCACCGACACGCGGCACCTGCCCTGA
- a CDS encoding VOC family protein, with protein sequence MEILGAVLRVCVDDLETAVTFYERLTGGRALRFERRGVQVAAVGCFLLMSGPESELEVLRKVAATIAVEDVEEAHRVLTELGARVIAGPVPTPVGRNLIAAHPDGAVYEYVDRRG encoded by the coding sequence ATGGAGATTCTGGGAGCCGTGCTGCGTGTCTGCGTCGACGACCTGGAGACCGCGGTCACCTTCTACGAACGTCTCACCGGTGGCAGAGCCCTGCGCTTCGAGCGACGCGGCGTCCAGGTCGCCGCGGTGGGCTGCTTCCTGCTGATGAGCGGCCCCGAGTCCGAACTCGAGGTGCTGCGCAAGGTCGCGGCGACCATCGCCGTCGAGGACGTCGAGGAGGCCCACCGCGTGCTGACGGAACTCGGCGCCCGCGTGATCGCCGGCCCGGTCCCGACCCCGGTGGGCCGCAATCTGATCGCCGCGCACCCGGACGGGGCCGTGTACGAGTACGTGGACCGCCGGGGCTGA
- a CDS encoding DUF6204 family protein: MSEQHTYRVIVRGTWDALTDEARARLLAEADEHGMTSMRFTEAGSLSYEPSPLKHFSMRYVVVSDAADGEEMAAAVAEDRAQTALRALGYGFRDLRSTVTDLDTMKVNRKSASRR; the protein is encoded by the coding sequence ATGAGCGAGCAGCACACCTACCGGGTGATCGTCCGGGGCACCTGGGACGCGCTGACCGACGAGGCGCGGGCGCGGCTGCTCGCCGAGGCGGACGAGCACGGCATGACGAGCATGCGGTTCACCGAGGCGGGCTCGCTGTCGTACGAGCCGTCGCCGCTGAAGCACTTCTCGATGCGCTACGTGGTGGTCTCCGACGCGGCGGACGGTGAGGAGATGGCGGCGGCGGTCGCCGAGGACCGCGCGCAGACAGCGCTGCGCGCCCTCGGCTACGGTTTCCGTGATCTGCGCTCGACCGTCACCGACCTCGACACCATGAAGGTCAACCGGAAGTCCGCATCTCGGCGGTGA
- a CDS encoding GNAT family protein — MRHTASRHLAEGPRVGIRHFTQEDGAEFTARVRESKALHHPWLFPPATAEAYTAYAGRLIEDPTKAGFLVCEKHDGAIAGFVNINNIVEGAFQSGAVGYGAFAHAAGRGLMREGLDLVVGHAFGALGLHRLEINVQPSNTASIALARACGFRLEGFSPNMLFIDGAWRDHERWAITAEMRTSG; from the coding sequence ATGCGGCACACCGCTTCTCGTCACCTCGCAGAAGGCCCCCGCGTGGGCATCCGTCACTTCACCCAGGAGGACGGCGCCGAGTTCACCGCGCGTGTCCGGGAGAGCAAGGCCCTGCACCACCCATGGCTGTTCCCGCCCGCCACGGCGGAGGCGTACACCGCCTACGCGGGACGGCTGATCGAGGATCCCACGAAGGCCGGTTTCCTCGTCTGCGAGAAGCACGACGGAGCCATCGCGGGCTTCGTCAACATCAACAACATCGTGGAGGGCGCCTTCCAGTCCGGCGCGGTCGGCTACGGCGCCTTCGCGCACGCCGCCGGGCGCGGCCTGATGCGCGAGGGACTCGACCTCGTGGTCGGCCACGCCTTCGGTGCGCTGGGGCTGCACCGGCTGGAGATCAACGTGCAGCCGAGCAACACCGCGTCGATCGCCCTCGCCCGCGCCTGCGGGTTCCGCCTGGAGGGCTTCTCGCCGAACATGCTCTTCATCGACGGTGCCTGGCGGGACCACGAGCGGTGGGCGATCACCGCCGAGATGCGGACTTCCGGTTGA
- a CDS encoding LD-carboxypeptidase has translation MKELLRPYRLAPGARVAVVATSGPVPEERLQAGLDVLRGWDLDPVVAPHVLDRHGTFDYLAGSDADRAADLQSAWCDPAVDAVLCARGGYGAQRMADLLDWEAMRAAGPKVFVGFSDVTALHEAFAARLGIVTLHGPMAAGIDFVKNTRAQEHLRATLFAPETVRAITSGGTALVPGRARGVTLGGCLCLLAAELGTPHARPSAAGGLLCLEDVGEETYRLDRYLTQLLRAGRLDGVRGVLLGSWVDCGTPDRVRALLADRLGGLGVPVAADFGFGHCEGALTIPFGVAAELDADAGTLTLDEPALR, from the coding sequence GTGAAGGAACTCCTGCGTCCGTACCGGCTCGCCCCGGGCGCCCGCGTGGCCGTGGTCGCGACCAGCGGGCCCGTACCCGAGGAGCGGCTGCAGGCAGGACTCGACGTGCTGCGCGGCTGGGACCTGGACCCGGTGGTGGCGCCGCACGTCCTGGACCGGCACGGCACGTTCGACTACCTGGCGGGCTCGGACGCCGACCGGGCCGCCGACCTGCAGAGCGCGTGGTGCGACCCGGCGGTGGACGCGGTGCTGTGCGCCCGCGGCGGGTACGGCGCGCAGCGGATGGCCGACCTGCTCGACTGGGAGGCGATGCGGGCGGCGGGCCCGAAGGTCTTCGTCGGCTTCAGCGACGTCACCGCCCTGCACGAGGCCTTCGCCGCCCGGCTGGGAATCGTCACGCTGCACGGGCCGATGGCGGCCGGCATCGACTTCGTCAAGAACACCCGGGCGCAGGAGCACCTCAGGGCCACCCTGTTCGCACCCGAGACGGTCCGTGCGATCACCTCCGGCGGCACGGCCCTGGTCCCCGGGCGGGCCCGGGGCGTCACGCTCGGCGGCTGTCTGTGCCTGCTCGCCGCCGAACTCGGCACCCCGCACGCGCGGCCCTCGGCGGCCGGCGGCCTGCTGTGTCTGGAGGACGTCGGCGAGGAGACGTACCGCCTGGACCGCTACCTCACGCAGCTCCTGCGGGCCGGCCGGCTCGACGGGGTGCGCGGCGTGCTGCTCGGCTCGTGGGTGGACTGCGGGACCCCCGACCGAGTGCGGGCCCTGCTCGCCGACCGGCTCGGCGGGCTCGGCGTCCCCGTCGCCGCGGACTTCGGATTCGGCCACTGCGAGGGGGCGCTGACCATCCCCTTCGGGGTCGCGGCCGAACTCGACGCCGACGCGGGCACCTTGACGCTCGACGAACCCGCCCTGCGCTGA
- a CDS encoding prolyl oligopeptidase family serine peptidase: MRTLPYGSWPSPVDAALAAAHGGRPEFAGFVGDEVWWTEPRPAEGGRRALVRRRADGTEESVLPAPWNVRSRVIEYGGRPWTGAVPGGVPLLVFVNFADQRLYRYEPGGEPRPLTPLSPVGGGLRWADPQLRLDGGEVWCVLEEFTGDGPSDVRRVLASVPLDGSAARDRDAVRELTDDRYRFVTGPRLSPDGRRAVWLAWDHPRMPWDGTELVMAEVAGDGTLGEGWACGGGPEESVCQAEWAADGSLLFVSDRSGWWNLYQADPHRGARPLCPREEEFGGPLWKLGQRWFAPLDNGLIAVLHGRGATALGLLDPATGDIVDAAGPWTEFDPTLAAHGERVVAVAAGPRSFHEVVELDAGTGRARVIGAAHDDPVDPAYYPEPRIRTFTGPGGREVHAHLHPPHNPGCVAPAGELPPYVVWAHGGPTSRAPLVLDLEIAYFTSRGIGVAEVNYGGSTGHGREYRDRLRGQWGVVDVEDCAAVALALAEEGAADRARLAIRGGSAGGWTAAASLIATDVYACGTILYPVLDLTAWGSGETHDFESRYLESLVGPLAEVPGRYAERSPAQHADRITAPFLLLQGLDDVICPPAQCERFLAGLARRGGRRIPHAYLTFEGEGHGFRLAGTMVRALEAELSLYAQVFGLDPAGIPTLELVT, encoded by the coding sequence GTGCGAACCCTGCCCTACGGTTCCTGGCCCTCGCCCGTCGACGCCGCCCTGGCCGCCGCACACGGCGGGAGACCGGAGTTCGCGGGCTTCGTCGGCGACGAGGTGTGGTGGACCGAACCGCGGCCCGCGGAGGGCGGCCGGCGGGCGCTCGTGCGGCGGCGCGCGGACGGCACGGAGGAGTCCGTCCTGCCCGCGCCGTGGAACGTGCGCAGCCGCGTCATCGAGTACGGAGGGCGGCCCTGGACCGGGGCTGTCCCGGGCGGCGTACCGCTGCTGGTGTTCGTGAACTTCGCCGATCAGCGGCTGTACCGGTACGAGCCCGGTGGCGAGCCGCGCCCCCTGACTCCCCTTTCGCCGGTGGGCGGCGGGCTGCGCTGGGCGGACCCCCAGCTGCGGCTCGACGGCGGCGAGGTCTGGTGCGTGCTGGAGGAGTTCACCGGCGACGGGCCCAGCGACGTACGGCGCGTCCTCGCCTCCGTACCCCTGGACGGCTCGGCGGCCCGCGACCGCGACGCCGTACGGGAACTCACCGACGACCGGTACCGGTTCGTGACAGGACCCCGCCTCTCGCCGGACGGGCGGCGGGCGGTGTGGCTGGCCTGGGACCATCCGCGGATGCCGTGGGACGGCACGGAACTGGTGATGGCCGAGGTCGCCGGGGACGGCACGCTCGGCGAGGGATGGGCCTGCGGCGGCGGCCCGGAGGAATCCGTCTGCCAGGCCGAGTGGGCCGCCGACGGTTCGCTGCTGTTCGTCAGCGACCGCAGCGGCTGGTGGAACCTGTACCAGGCCGACCCCCACCGCGGCGCGCGTCCGCTGTGCCCTCGCGAGGAGGAGTTCGGCGGGCCGCTGTGGAAGCTCGGGCAGCGCTGGTTCGCCCCGCTGGACAACGGGCTGATCGCCGTTCTGCACGGCCGCGGCGCCACCGCCCTCGGCCTGCTCGACCCGGCGACCGGCGACATCGTCGACGCGGCCGGACCCTGGACGGAGTTCGACCCCACGCTCGCCGCTCACGGCGAGAGGGTGGTCGCGGTGGCCGCCGGACCGCGCAGCTTCCACGAGGTCGTCGAGCTGGACGCGGGCACCGGCCGGGCCCGCGTGATCGGTGCCGCCCACGACGACCCGGTCGATCCCGCGTACTACCCCGAGCCCCGGATCCGGACCTTCACCGGACCGGGCGGCCGCGAGGTCCACGCCCACCTCCACCCGCCGCACAACCCGGGGTGCGTGGCCCCGGCCGGCGAGCTGCCGCCGTACGTGGTGTGGGCGCACGGCGGACCCACCAGCCGCGCCCCGCTGGTACTGGACCTGGAGATCGCCTACTTCACCTCGCGGGGCATCGGGGTCGCCGAGGTCAACTACGGCGGCTCCACCGGACACGGCCGGGAGTACCGCGACCGGCTGCGCGGGCAGTGGGGCGTCGTCGACGTCGAGGACTGCGCGGCCGTCGCCCTCGCCCTCGCCGAGGAGGGCGCCGCCGACCGCGCCCGGCTGGCGATCCGCGGCGGCAGCGCGGGCGGCTGGACCGCGGCCGCGTCCCTGATCGCGACCGACGTCTACGCCTGCGGCACGATCCTCTACCCCGTCCTGGACCTGACCGCCTGGGGCTCGGGGGAGACCCACGACTTCGAGTCGCGGTACCTGGAGAGCCTGGTCGGGCCGCTCGCCGAGGTGCCCGGGCGGTACGCCGAGCGCTCGCCCGCCCAGCACGCCGACCGGATCACGGCGCCTTTCCTGCTCCTCCAGGGCCTGGACGACGTGATCTGCCCGCCGGCGCAGTGCGAGCGCTTCCTGGCCGGGCTGGCCCGTAGGGGAGGCCGGCGGATTCCGCACGCGTACCTCACCTTCGAGGGGGAGGGGCACGGATTCCGGCTGGCCGGAACCATGGTGCGAGCCCTGGAGGCGGAGCTGTCGCTGTACGCTCAGGTGTTCGGCCTGGACCCGGCAGGCATCCCGACACTGGAGCTCGTCACGTGA
- a CDS encoding M20/M25/M40 family metallo-hydrolase, with product MADAQALDEVVRFTSDLIRVDTTNQGGGDCRERPAAEYAAERLAAAGLEPTLLERTPGRTNVVARVEGSDPSADALLVHGHLDVVPARAADWSVHPFSGEVRDGVVWGRGAVDMKNMDAMILAVVGSWARLGVRPRRDVVIAFTADEEASAEDGAGFLADEHAGLFEGCTEAIGESGAFTFHDGAGRQIYPVAAGERGTAWLRLTARGRAGHGSRVNPENAVTRLAAAVARIGAHEWPVRLTPTVRTALTELAALYGVEADLRNVDALLSKLGEGARLVEATLRNSASPTMFEAGYKINVVPGEAVAHVDGRYLPGGEEEFRATLDRLTGPEVDWEFHHREVALEAPVDAPVFAAMRAAVEAFAPEGHVVPFCMPGGTDAKQFSRLGITGYGFSPLKLPEGFDYHALFHGVDERVPVEALHFGVRVLDRFLRTA from the coding sequence ATGGCTGACGCGCAGGCGCTGGACGAGGTCGTCCGGTTCACCTCCGACCTCATCCGCGTCGACACCACCAACCAGGGCGGCGGCGACTGCCGGGAGCGTCCGGCCGCCGAGTACGCGGCCGAGCGGCTCGCCGCGGCCGGCCTGGAGCCCACGCTGCTGGAGCGCACCCCGGGCCGGACCAACGTCGTCGCCCGTGTCGAGGGCAGCGACCCCTCGGCGGACGCGCTGCTCGTCCACGGTCACCTGGACGTGGTGCCCGCGCGGGCCGCGGACTGGAGCGTGCACCCCTTCTCGGGCGAGGTCCGCGACGGGGTCGTGTGGGGCCGGGGCGCGGTCGACATGAAGAACATGGACGCGATGATCCTCGCCGTGGTGGGCTCCTGGGCCCGGCTGGGCGTGCGGCCGCGCCGGGACGTGGTGATCGCGTTCACCGCCGACGAGGAGGCCAGCGCCGAGGACGGCGCCGGCTTCCTCGCCGACGAGCACGCGGGGCTGTTCGAGGGCTGCACCGAGGCCATCGGCGAGTCCGGCGCGTTCACCTTCCACGACGGCGCGGGACGGCAGATCTACCCCGTCGCGGCCGGTGAGCGCGGCACCGCCTGGCTGCGGCTCACCGCGCGCGGCCGGGCCGGCCACGGCTCCCGGGTCAACCCCGAGAACGCGGTGACCCGGCTCGCCGCCGCCGTCGCCCGCATCGGCGCCCACGAGTGGCCGGTGCGGCTCACCCCGACCGTGCGCACGGCGCTCACCGAACTCGCCGCCCTGTACGGCGTGGAGGCGGACCTGCGCAACGTGGACGCGCTGCTGAGCAAGCTCGGCGAAGGGGCCCGGCTCGTCGAGGCCACCCTGCGAAACAGCGCCAGTCCCACCATGTTCGAGGCGGGCTACAAGATCAACGTGGTTCCGGGGGAGGCCGTGGCCCACGTCGACGGACGGTATCTGCCCGGCGGCGAGGAGGAGTTCCGCGCCACCCTCGACCGGCTGACCGGCCCGGAGGTGGACTGGGAGTTCCACCATCGGGAGGTGGCGCTCGAGGCGCCGGTCGACGCGCCGGTCTTCGCGGCGATGCGGGCCGCCGTGGAGGCGTTCGCGCCCGAGGGGCACGTGGTGCCGTTCTGCATGCCGGGCGGCACCGACGCCAAGCAGTTCTCGCGGCTCGGCATCACCGGGTACGGGTTCTCGCCGCTGAAGCTGCCGGAGGGCTTCGACTACCACGCCCTCTTCCACGGCGTCGACGAGCGCGTCCCCGTCGAAGCGCTCCACTTCGGCGTCCGCGTCCTCGACCGCTTCCTGCGGACGGCCTGA
- a CDS encoding M55 family metallopeptidase: MKILISADMEGATGVTWPDDVTPGAKGWERCRSLFTSDVNAAVLGFFDGGADEVLINEAHSTMRNLLLKELDERAQMLTGRHKALSMVEGVQHGDVDGIAFVGYHAGAGTEGVLAHTYLANSITGVWLNDVRASEGLLNARVVAEFGVPVVLVTGDDVACEDALGYAPSALKVAVKDHVSRYAAVCRTPARTAADIRAAAKEAAALAVRHEPADAGPFTIAVEFDAEHLASAVTVVPGVVRAGERRVAYTSATMYEAIRTFKAVTTIASAAVEEQYG; this comes from the coding sequence ATGAAGATCCTCATCAGCGCCGACATGGAGGGCGCCACCGGTGTGACCTGGCCCGACGACGTGACGCCGGGCGCCAAGGGGTGGGAGCGGTGCCGCTCGCTGTTCACCTCGGACGTCAACGCCGCCGTGCTGGGCTTCTTCGACGGGGGCGCCGACGAAGTCCTCATCAACGAGGCCCACTCGACCATGCGCAACCTGCTGCTCAAGGAACTGGACGAGCGGGCGCAGATGCTCACCGGGCGGCACAAGGCGCTGTCGATGGTGGAGGGCGTGCAGCACGGCGACGTGGACGGCATCGCCTTCGTCGGCTACCACGCGGGCGCCGGCACGGAGGGCGTCCTCGCCCACACCTATCTGGCCAACTCCATCACGGGGGTGTGGCTGAACGACGTACGGGCCAGTGAGGGGCTGCTCAACGCACGGGTCGTCGCCGAGTTCGGGGTGCCGGTCGTGCTCGTCACGGGGGACGACGTGGCCTGCGAGGACGCTCTCGGATACGCTCCCTCGGCGCTGAAGGTCGCCGTCAAGGACCATGTGTCGCGGTACGCGGCGGTGTGCCGCACGCCGGCCCGTACCGCCGCCGACATCCGCGCCGCCGCCAAGGAGGCCGCCGCCCTGGCGGTCCGTCACGAGCCCGCCGACGCAGGTCCGTTCACGATCGCGGTGGAGTTCGACGCCGAGCATCTCGCGTCCGCCGTCACCGTCGTTCCCGGCGTGGTCCGTGCCGGGGAACGCAGGGTGGCGTACACCAGCGCCACCATGTACGAGGCGATCCGCACCTTCAAGGCGGTCACCACGATCGCCTCGGCCGCAGTGGAGGAGCAGTATGGCTGA
- a CDS encoding MBL fold metallo-hydrolase, whose protein sequence is MDVIEVLPRLFMLRFPVGAAYLWRDDDGLTLIDTGTADCAAQIEKAVDGELRRIVLTHWHEDHTGSAAELAARHGAEVVAHRLEAPVILGEVAGAPPVLQDFEVPILAALPPLPPAPPCRVTREVEDGDVLAFGGGAVVVAVPGHTDGSIALHLPGPRVLFTGDAVANVGRTMLGVFNTDRSRAVESLQRLAGLDVETVLFGHGDPITHGAVAALQGAAAAT, encoded by the coding sequence ATGGATGTGATCGAGGTACTGCCGAGGCTGTTCATGCTCCGTTTCCCGGTGGGGGCGGCCTACCTGTGGCGGGACGACGACGGGCTGACTCTGATCGACACCGGGACGGCGGACTGTGCCGCGCAGATCGAGAAGGCGGTGGACGGCGAACTGCGGCGGATCGTGCTGACGCATTGGCACGAGGATCACACGGGTTCGGCCGCTGAACTGGCTGCCCGGCACGGGGCGGAGGTGGTGGCGCATCGGCTGGAGGCGCCAGTGATCCTGGGCGAGGTGGCCGGGGCGCCACCAGTACTGCAGGATTTCGAGGTACCGATCCTGGCGGCGCTTCCGCCGCTGCCGCCGGCTCCGCCGTGCCGGGTGACCCGGGAGGTGGAGGACGGCGATGTGCTGGCGTTCGGTGGCGGTGCGGTGGTGGTCGCGGTGCCAGGTCACACGGACGGGTCGATCGCGCTCCACCTGCCCGGGCCGAGGGTGCTGTTCACCGGTGATGCCGTCGCCAACGTCGGCCGGACCATGCTGGGTGTCTTCAACACCGACCGCTCCCGGGCCGTCGAGTCCCTGCAACGGCTCGCCGGGCTGGACGTCGAGACCGTGCTCTTCGGGCACGGCGATCCGATCACCCACGGCGCGGTGGCCGCCCTGCAAGGAGCGGCTGCCGCAACGTGA
- a CDS encoding MBL fold metallo-hydrolase produces the protein MTQDTRVTDGSDAPSGRRLNRRTVLRGAALGAASPLIPATAATASAQDRSRGSGQAARSVSFRWLGTAGWRIDVGDRTVLFDPYLTRFSTGLYENAFDPHTPLQSRPEVVDAHIGRPELVLVSHSHWDHLADVPHIARKTGARVVGTLTTYHLLVALGVDAAQISVVKGGEVLDFGGIVVEVVPSLHSRNKNYAYFAPGTLNAPPAKVPGTISDLPEGDTLAFRVTAGDGGPSAFLMGASDFCERAVRGLRPDLAMIAVPSSTATDRYVPRLVRALDTPDVVVPVHWDNFELPLSGSPVRDPAMDLDAFLAEIRRVSPATRTVVPDYRTVYDATMRPTSA, from the coding sequence ATGACTCAGGACACACGTGTCACGGACGGATCGGACGCACCCTCCGGCCGCAGGCTCAACCGTCGTACAGTGCTGCGCGGTGCCGCGCTCGGTGCAGCCTCCCCCCTGATCCCGGCCACGGCCGCCACCGCCTCGGCCCAGGACCGCTCCCGAGGCAGTGGACAAGCCGCCCGTTCGGTGTCGTTCCGCTGGCTCGGGACCGCCGGCTGGCGCATCGACGTCGGCGACCGGACCGTACTCTTCGATCCGTACCTCACCCGTTTCTCCACCGGCCTGTACGAGAATGCCTTCGACCCCCACACGCCCCTGCAGAGCCGGCCGGAGGTCGTCGACGCGCACATCGGCCGCCCCGAACTGGTCCTGGTCAGCCACTCCCACTGGGACCACCTCGCCGACGTGCCCCACATAGCCAGGAAGACTGGCGCCCGTGTGGTCGGCACCCTGACCACGTACCACCTGCTGGTCGCGCTGGGAGTGGATGCGGCGCAGATCTCCGTGGTGAAGGGCGGTGAGGTGCTGGACTTCGGCGGGATCGTCGTCGAGGTCGTGCCGAGCCTGCACAGCCGCAACAAGAACTACGCCTACTTCGCCCCGGGCACCCTGAACGCCCCTCCCGCGAAGGTCCCCGGCACCATCTCGGATCTGCCGGAGGGCGACACCCTCGCCTTCCGGGTGACGGCCGGGGACGGCGGACCGTCGGCGTTCCTCATGGGTGCCAGTGACTTCTGCGAGCGGGCGGTGCGGGGCCTGCGCCCCGACCTCGCGATGATCGCCGTGCCCTCCAGCACGGCCACCGACCGCTACGTACCCCGGCTGGTGCGCGCGCTGGACACCCCCGACGTCGTCGTCCCCGTTCACTGGGACAACTTCGAGCTGCCGCTGAGCGGTTCCCCCGTACGTGACCCGGCAATGGATCTGGACGCCTTCCTCGCCGAGATCCGAAGGGTGTCCCCGGCGACGCGAACCGTTGTCCCGGACTACCGCACCGTCTACGACGCCACCATGCGACCGACGAGCGCCTAG
- a CDS encoding serine hydrolase → MIQERIRALFAGAGAEGQLHAIPVCVRSSAAGVAGAKPGVREVAVGADDPVVIASIFKVLLVLEFARQVVAGQLDPQERVRVTAADRLGGWGTAGCLDDVELSLRDLAHFAMSVSDNSAADLLLARVGLDTVRLLAEELGLERTRIVGGPRDLLESMLAEVGARDEKEFAVRYPALPDDRKRRLAVLDPRHTTASTPREITRLLQLIWSDAAGPPQACAFVRDLMGRQVFRHRLASGFPDDVTVAAKTGTLPGLHMETGVARYPDGEHYAIAVFARTHDLAASRATVDATIGRAAGIAVDFLRGNGEGEGDGR, encoded by the coding sequence GTGATACAGGAACGGATCCGTGCGCTTTTCGCGGGGGCCGGCGCCGAAGGGCAGCTTCACGCGATTCCCGTCTGCGTGCGCTCTTCGGCCGCCGGGGTCGCCGGCGCGAAGCCGGGTGTCCGTGAGGTCGCCGTGGGCGCGGACGATCCCGTCGTGATCGCGTCGATCTTCAAGGTGCTGCTGGTCCTGGAGTTCGCCCGGCAGGTCGTCGCCGGGCAGCTCGACCCGCAGGAGCGGGTGCGGGTGACCGCCGCCGACCGGCTCGGCGGCTGGGGAACCGCCGGATGTCTGGACGACGTCGAGCTGTCGCTGCGGGATCTGGCCCACTTCGCGATGTCGGTCAGCGACAACTCGGCGGCCGACCTGTTGCTGGCCCGCGTGGGGCTGGACACCGTACGACTGCTGGCGGAGGAACTCGGCCTGGAGCGGACCCGGATCGTGGGCGGACCGCGAGATCTGCTGGAGTCGATGCTCGCGGAGGTCGGGGCGCGTGACGAGAAGGAGTTCGCCGTGCGCTACCCGGCCCTGCCGGACGACCGCAAGAGGCGCCTCGCCGTGCTGGATCCCCGCCACACCACGGCGAGCACACCCCGCGAGATCACCCGGTTGCTCCAGCTCATCTGGAGCGACGCCGCCGGGCCGCCTCAGGCCTGCGCGTTCGTACGCGACCTGATGGGCCGCCAGGTATTCCGCCACCGACTCGCGTCGGGCTTCCCCGACGACGTCACGGTCGCGGCCAAGACCGGAACCCTGCCGGGGCTGCACATGGAGACGGGCGTCGCGCGCTACCCCGACGGCGAGCACTACGCGATCGCCGTCTTCGCCCGCACACACGACCTGGCCGCCTCCCGCGCCACGGTGGACGCCACCATAGGCAGGGCCGCAGGCATCGCGGTCGACTTCCTCCGCGGCAACGGCGAGGGCGAGGGCGACGGCCGGTGA
- a CDS encoding LysR family transcriptional regulator — MDLLRHLRLFVTVADELHFSRAAERLGMAQPPLSQAIRRLEKELGAELFDRSQRGVRLSVAGAALLEEAHELLGREERLRALARRAADGGLGTLRAGVPPDTTAAVLSALLSACEAHAPGLSVDLQEVTTEEQLRLLTSGGLDVGLVHHPVDATELRLGPEISLELGVVLPRTSRLARLPEVKLGELSGQDLVLFPRAHAPGWYDRVLDVCRAQGFVPGRLRHASNPEFLLALVTAGRGIAFDQGPVARKEPRVAWRPLAERPLTLRISGAWPAGRGAHPAARRFAELAHGVLARDHTAHARRGGISHDGDEPPRPWSVVYG; from the coding sequence GTGGATCTCTTACGCCACCTGCGTCTCTTCGTCACCGTAGCCGACGAGCTGCACTTCAGCCGGGCAGCCGAGCGGCTGGGCATGGCGCAGCCGCCGCTCAGCCAGGCGATCCGCCGGCTGGAGAAGGAGCTCGGTGCGGAGCTGTTCGACCGCTCGCAGCGCGGCGTCCGGTTGAGCGTCGCCGGCGCGGCACTGCTGGAGGAGGCCCACGAACTCCTCGGCCGGGAGGAGAGGCTGCGCGCGCTGGCACGCCGCGCGGCCGACGGCGGCCTCGGCACGCTCCGCGCGGGCGTACCGCCCGACACCACGGCCGCGGTGCTGTCCGCACTGCTCTCCGCCTGCGAGGCGCACGCTCCCGGGCTCTCCGTCGACCTGCAGGAGGTCACCACCGAGGAACAGCTGCGGCTGCTCACCAGCGGCGGCCTGGACGTCGGACTCGTGCACCACCCCGTCGACGCCACCGAACTGCGGCTCGGCCCCGAGATCTCGCTGGAACTGGGGGTCGTCCTGCCTCGCACCTCACGGCTGGCCCGGCTGCCGGAGGTGAAGCTCGGCGAGCTTTCCGGTCAGGACCTGGTGCTCTTCCCGCGGGCACACGCACCTGGGTGGTACGACCGGGTCCTCGACGTGTGCCGCGCCCAGGGCTTCGTCCCCGGCCGTCTGCGGCACGCGTCCAACCCCGAGTTCCTGCTCGCCCTCGTGACGGCGGGACGCGGCATCGCCTTCGACCAGGGGCCGGTGGCCCGTAAGGAGCCCCGTGTCGCCTGGCGGCCGCTGGCCGAGCGCCCCCTCACCCTGCGCATCAGCGGCGCCTGGCCCGCCGGCCGCGGAGCCCACCCCGCAGCCCGGCGCTTCGCGGAACTCGCACACGGCGTCCTGGCCCGCGACCACACCGCGCATGCACGGCGTGGGGGCATCTCGCACGACGGAGACGAGCCTCCGCGCCCGTGGTCGGTGGTCTACGGCTAG